The Tripterygium wilfordii isolate XIE 37 chromosome 17, ASM1340144v1, whole genome shotgun sequence genome has a window encoding:
- the LOC119982399 gene encoding ATP-dependent RNA helicase DEAH13 isoform X1, with product MEVSAENAGQSMMDLKCEKDSLSMQDGDSNALILPAKRTKKRKGMNADEMAKMKKCPKLSKSQKRKLIQLEEEKQKAFLLSKSIENLEKYKISEDAHSLLRSSKNISRVETVKEKHRMAVQFSKLGLEVPSSDQYAKIKSSDESCESEPGLDESHIRQDRRENDSLRPIIVEREVLDKASYSFFPSQWQVCSNDFGLNGGYVADQPPEELPSDEIVKSIQEDARISSLSLRSCDEKESSESRSKLGESLNANVSKESNLPNSLQQGPCRPSTVVHVSRPSEIENQRIDLPIVMMEQEIMEAINENSTVIVCGETGCGKTTQVPQFLYEAGFGSKHYTDRSGIIGVTQPRRVAVLATAKRVAFELGFHLGKEVGFQVRHDKRIGDKCSIKFMTDGILLREVQNDFLLKRYSVIILDEAHERSLNTDILIGMLSRIIQLRQDLFEKQQKLLLYGQIVSPEDMIFPLKLVMMSATLRVEDFISGKKLFRNPPPVVEVPTRQFPVTVHFSKKTEIVDYIGQAYKKVLAIHKRLPPGGILVFVTGQREVEYLCSKLRKASWELIVKSDKGKEENNATAVSNLNSTEEINTKEINEAFDVHGNSNYEQTDRFSSYDEDQYDYEDESDDYHDSETDSDLEYTGEGGSSLDQKTPDDDLVGVLGEEMSLASLKASFEALAGNSALDSGSEGQKTISVTPKGCSELPKPTGKNKCGDTGRSAGALCVLPLYAMLPAAAQLRVFEEIKEGERLVVVATNVAETSLTIPGIKYVVDTGREKVKNYNSTTGMETFEICWISKASAAQRAGRAGRTGPGHCYRLYSSAVFTNILSDFSCAEISKIPVDGVVLIMKSMGIDKVGNFPFPTPPNAAALVEADRCLKALEALDSNGRLTPLGKAMSHYPMSPRHSRMLLTVIQIMRKVKSYSRANLILGYAVAAAAALSLSNPFVRQFEGTHNNQDDLEPDQRSTALGSAKIAEKQEKSRKKKLKETAKISRAKFSNPSSDALSVAYALQCFELSNSPVEFCNDNALYLKTMEEMSKLRKQLLQLVFHQSINYCSEQDFRWTHGSVEDVEQVWRVLSSKNSLLLQEEELLRQAICAGWADRVAKRIKGISVSSGDRKANAVRYQSSIVKETVFLHRWSSLSNSAPEFLVYSELLHTKRSYLHGATSVKPEWLVRYAGSLCSFSAPLTNPKPYYDPNADQLFSWVIPTFGPQLWQLPLHSLPINGDVHRVTVFAYALLKGHVLPCLKSVRRFMAAPPASILKPEAKGQRRVGNLLFKLKTKSIDSCAKLRETWKGNPKELYPEILDWFQEGYNSHFEALWLQMLGEVVLEPCKRFPKSVKRHKRKSL from the exons ATGGAGGTGTCTGCGGAAAATGCAGGGCAGTCTATGATGGATTTGAAGTGTGAAAAAGATTCATTGAG CATGCAAGATGGTGATAGCAATGCATTGATCTTGCCGgcaaagagaacaaaaaaaaggaagggCATGAATGCG GATGAAATGGCCAAAATGAAGAAATGCCCAAAGTTGAGCAAATCCCAGAAGAGAAAGTTGATACAGTTGGAG GAGGAGAAGCAGAAAGCATTTTTGCTATCTAAAAGCATTGAGAACTTGGA GAAATACAAGATTTCGGAGGATGCACATTCTCTTTTGCGATCTTCAAAAAATATCAGTCGG GTTGAAACTGTGAAAGAGAAACATAGGATGGCTGTACAATTTTCCAAGTTAGGATTAGAGGTTCCAAGCAGTGACCAGTATGCCAAGATAAAGAGTAGTGATGAATCTTGTGAATCTGAACCTGGGTTAGATGAAAGTCATATAAGGCAAGATAGAAGGGAGAACGACTCCTTACGACCGATTATCGTAGAGAGAGAGGTCCTCGATAAAGCATCATattcttttttcccttctcaATGGCAAGTTTGCAGCAATGACTTTGGTCTAAATGGTGGATACGTAGCTGACCAACCACCTGAAGAACTTCCAAGTGATGAGATTGTCAAATCTATTCAAGAAGATGCAAGGATTTCTTCACTGTCTTTACGTAGCTGTGACGAGAAAGAATCCTCTGAGTCAAGG AGTAAATTAGGTGAAAGCTTAAATGCAAATGTCAGCAAGGAAAGCAATTTGCCTAATAGTCTTCAGCAAGGACCTTGCAGACCCTCAACTGTGGTGCATGTATCAAGGCCATCTGAAATTGAAAACCAGAGGATAGATCTTCCTATAGTTATGATGGAGCAAGAGATTATGGAAGCTATAAATGAGAACTCCACTGTCATTGTTTGTGGAGAAACAGGCTGTGGTAAAACCACGCAAGTTCCTCAG TTCCTCTATGAAGCTGGCTTTGGTTCAAAGCATTACACTGACCGAAGTGGAATTATTGGAGTTACTCAACCACGCCGTGTTGCTGTCCTTGCCACTGCTAAGCGTGTAGCATTTGAGCTTGGTTTTCATCTTGGTAAAGAGGTTGGATTTCAAGTTAGGCATGACAAAAGGATTGGAGACAAGTGCTCTATCAAGTTTATGACTGATGGAATATTACTTCGAGAAGTTCAG AATGATTTTCTGCTTAAGCGTTACTCTGTTATAATTCTGGATGAGGCTCATGAGAGGAGCTTGAACACAGATATACTTATTGGAATGCTCTCTCGTATAATTCAACTCCGCCAG GATTTATTCGAGAAGCAGCAAAAATTATTGCTTTATGGACAGATTGTAAGTCCTGAAGACATGATTTTTCCATTGAAACTTGTTATGATGAGTGCCACCTTGCGAGTGGAGGACTTCATCTCTGGAAAAAAGTTATTTCGTAATCCTCCTCCTGTGGTTGAAGTTCCTACAAGGCAGTTTCCTGTTACCGTACATTTTTCGAAGAAAACAGAAATTGTGGATTATATTGGCCAGGCCTATAAGAAGGTTTTGGCAATTCATAAGAGGCTGCCACCAGGGGGCATACTTGTATTTGTCACGGGGCAGAGGGAAGTTGAGTATCTGTGCAGTAAGCTACGTAAAGCTTCATGGGAGCTGATTGTGAAGTCTGATAaaggtaaagaagaaaacaatgcCACTGCTGTGTCTAACTTGAACTCCACTGAGGAAATCAACACGAAGGAGATCAATGAAGCATTTGATGTTCATGGGAACTCAAACTATGAGCAAACTGACAGGTTTAGCTCTTATGATGAAGATCAGTATGATTACGAAGATGAGTCAGATGATTATCATGATTCTGAAACAGATAGTGATTTGGAATATACTGGTGAAGGTGGAAGTTCATTGGATCAGAAAACCCCTGATGATGATCTTGTAGGGGTTTTAGGAGAGGAAATGAGCCTTGCCTCACTTAAAGCATCTTTTGAAGCTTTGGCTGGAAATAGTGCGTTGGACTCCGGTTCTGAGGGGCAAAAGACCATTTCTGTTACTCCTAAAGGATGTTCAGAGCTTCCCAAACCCACGGGAAAGAATAAGTGTGGAGACACTGGTCGCAGTGCTGGGGCACTGTGTGTCCTTCCACTTTATGCCATGCTGCCTGCGGCAGCACAGCTTCGTGTGTTTGAAGAGATCAAGGAAGGAGAGCGACTTGTTGTTGTAGCCACTAATGTGGCTGAAACCTCTTTAACTATCCCTGGGATAAAGTATGTAGTTGATACTGGAAGGGAAAAAGTGAAGAACTATAATTCCACCACTGGTATGGAAACATTTGAAATCTGTTGGATCAGTAAAGCATCAGCTGCTCAGCGAGCAGGAAGAGCTGGAAGGACCGGTCCTGGCCACTGTTATCGTCTTTATTCATCAGCTGTCTTTACTAACATACTTTCTGACTTCTCCTGTGCTGAAATATCTAAAATACCTGTTGACGGTGTTGTTCTTATCATGAAATCAATGGGAATTGACAAG GTTGGGAATTTCCCTTTTCCAACTCCTCCAAATGCAGCTGCATTGGTCGAAGCGGACCGTTGCTTGAAGGCTCTTGAAGCACTTGATAGCAATGGAAGATTGACGCCCCTTGGGAAGGCTATGTCTCATTATCCCATGAGTCCTCGCCACTCCCGGATGCTCCTTACAGTTATCCAGATTATGAGGAAGGTGAAAAGTTATAGCAGGGCAAATTTAATTCTTGGATACGCTGTCGCAGCAGCTGCGGCTTTGAGCTTGTCAAATCCTTTTGTCAGGCAGTTTGAAGGAACCCACAATAATCAAGATGACTTAGAGCCAGATCAGAGATCCACTGCTTTAGGTAGTGCAAAAATTGCTGAGAAGCAAGAAAAATCTAGAAAAAAGAAACTTAAAGAGACTGCTAAGATATCGCGAGCAAAATTTTCTAACCCTAGCAGCGATGCTCTGAGTGTAGCTTATGCATTGCAGTGTTTTGAACTTTCTAATAGCCCGGTTGAATTTTGCAATGACAATGCACTATACCTTAAAACCATGGAGGAAATGTCCAAGCTACGAAAGCAGCTTCTTCAACTGGTTTTTCACCAAAGTATTAATTATTGTAGTGAACAGGATTTCCGATGGACTCATGGAAGTGTGGAGGATGTGGAACAAGTTTGGCGGGTTTTATCCAGTAAGAACTCTCTTTTACTGCAAGAGGAAGAGCTCTTGCGGCAAGCTATATGTGCTGGCTGGGCTGATAGGGTTGCCAAGCGGATTAAAGGGATCTCAGTGTCATCAGGAGATCGAAAAGCTAATGCAGTTCGTTATCAATCATCCATTGTTAAAGAAACAGTTTTCCTACATCGGTGGTCTTCTCTGTCGAACTCAGCTCCTGAGTTTCTAGTGTACAGTGAATTGTTACATACGAAGCGGTCATACCTGCATGGGGCAACAAGCGTGAAACCAGAATGGCTTGTTAGATATGCGGGCTCTTTATGCAGTTTCTCTGCTCCCCTTACGAACCCCAAGCCATATTATGACCCTAATGCTGACCAATTATTTTCTTGGGTCATTCCAACGTTTGGGCCTCAATTATGGCAGCTACCATTACATAGTTTGCCCATTAATGGTGACGTGCACCGTGTGACTGTTTTTGCTTATGCTTTGCTTAAGGGTCATGTTTTGCCATGCTTAAAATCAGTCCGGAGGTTCATGGCAGCGCCCCCTGCGAGCATTTTGAAGCCCGAGGCAAAAGGTCAAAGGCGTGTGGGAAATCTTCTATTTAAGTTAAAGACAAAGTCGATTGATAGTTGTGCTAAGCTAAGGGAGACATGGAAAGGGAATCCTAAGGAACTTTATCCGGAAATTTTGGATTGGTTTCAGGAAGGTTATAATAGTCACTTTGAAGCTCTTTGGTTGCAAATGCTTGGTGAAGTTGTGCTAGAGCCTTGCAAACGCTTTCCAAAATCGGTCAAGAGACATAAGCGGAAAAG TCTTTGA
- the LOC119982399 gene encoding ATP-dependent RNA helicase DEAH13 isoform X2 — translation MEVSAENAGQSMMDLKCEKDSLSMQDGDSNALILPAKRTKKRKGMNADEMAKMKKCPKLSKSQKRKLIQLEEEKQKAFLLSKSIENLEKYKISEDAHSLLRSSKNISRVETVKEKHRMAVQFSKLGLEVPSSDQYAKIKSSDESCESEPGLDESHIRQDRRENDSLRPIIVEREVLDKASYSFFPSQWQVCSNDFGLNGGYVADQPPEELPSDEIVKSIQEDARISSLSLRSCDEKESSESRSKLGESLNANVSKESNLPNSLQQGPCRPSTVVHVSRPSEIENQRIDLPIVMMEQEIMEAINENSTVIVCGETGCGKTTQVPQFLYEAGFGSKHYTDRSGIIGVTQPRRVAVLATAKRVAFELGFHLGKEVGFQVRHDKRIGDKCSIKFMTDGILLREVQNDFLLKRYSVIILDEAHERSLNTDILIGMLSRIIQLRQDLFEKQQKLLLYGQIVSPEDMIFPLKLVMMSATLRVEDFISGKKLFRNPPPVVEVPTRQFPVTVHFSKKTEIVDYIGQAYKKVLAIHKRLPPGGILVFVTGQREVEYLCSKLRKASWELIVKSDKGKEENNATAVSNLNSTEEINTKEINEAFDVHGNSNYEQTDRFSSYDEDQYDYEDESDDYHDSETDSDLEYTGEGGSSLDQKTPDDDLVGVLGEEMSLASLKASFEALAGNSALDSGSEGQKTISVTPKGCSELPKPTGKNKCGDTGRSAGALCVLPLYAMLPAAAQLRVFEEIKEGERLVVVATNVAETSLTIPGIKYVVDTGREKVKNYNSTTGMETFEICWISKASAAQRAGRAGRTGPGHCYRLYSSAVFTNILSDFSCAEISKIPVDGVVLIMKSMGIDKVGNFPFPTPPNAAALVEADRCLKALEALDSNGRLTPLGKAMSHYPMSPRHSRMLLTVIQIMRKVKSYSRANLILGYAVAAAAALSLSNPFVRQFEGTHNNQDDLEPDQRSTALGSAKIAEKQEKSRKKKLKETAKISRAKFSNPSSDALSVAYALQCFELSNSPVEFCNDNALYLKTMEEMSKLRKQLLQLVFHQSINYCSEQDFRWTHGSVEDVEQVWRVLSSKNSLLLQEEELLRQAICAGWADRVAKRIKGISVSSGDRKANAVRYQSSIVKETVFLHRWSSLSNSAPEFLVYSELLHTKRSYLHGATSVKPEWLVRYAGSLCSFSAPLTNPKPYYDPNADQLFSWVIPTFGPQLWQLPLHSLPINGDVHRVTVFAYALLKGHVLPCLKSVRRFMAAPPASILKPEAKGQRRVGNLLFKLKTKSIDSCAKLRETWKGNPKELYPEILDWFQEGYNSHFEALWLQMLGEVVLEPCKRFPKSVKRHKRKR, via the exons ATGGAGGTGTCTGCGGAAAATGCAGGGCAGTCTATGATGGATTTGAAGTGTGAAAAAGATTCATTGAG CATGCAAGATGGTGATAGCAATGCATTGATCTTGCCGgcaaagagaacaaaaaaaaggaagggCATGAATGCG GATGAAATGGCCAAAATGAAGAAATGCCCAAAGTTGAGCAAATCCCAGAAGAGAAAGTTGATACAGTTGGAG GAGGAGAAGCAGAAAGCATTTTTGCTATCTAAAAGCATTGAGAACTTGGA GAAATACAAGATTTCGGAGGATGCACATTCTCTTTTGCGATCTTCAAAAAATATCAGTCGG GTTGAAACTGTGAAAGAGAAACATAGGATGGCTGTACAATTTTCCAAGTTAGGATTAGAGGTTCCAAGCAGTGACCAGTATGCCAAGATAAAGAGTAGTGATGAATCTTGTGAATCTGAACCTGGGTTAGATGAAAGTCATATAAGGCAAGATAGAAGGGAGAACGACTCCTTACGACCGATTATCGTAGAGAGAGAGGTCCTCGATAAAGCATCATattcttttttcccttctcaATGGCAAGTTTGCAGCAATGACTTTGGTCTAAATGGTGGATACGTAGCTGACCAACCACCTGAAGAACTTCCAAGTGATGAGATTGTCAAATCTATTCAAGAAGATGCAAGGATTTCTTCACTGTCTTTACGTAGCTGTGACGAGAAAGAATCCTCTGAGTCAAGG AGTAAATTAGGTGAAAGCTTAAATGCAAATGTCAGCAAGGAAAGCAATTTGCCTAATAGTCTTCAGCAAGGACCTTGCAGACCCTCAACTGTGGTGCATGTATCAAGGCCATCTGAAATTGAAAACCAGAGGATAGATCTTCCTATAGTTATGATGGAGCAAGAGATTATGGAAGCTATAAATGAGAACTCCACTGTCATTGTTTGTGGAGAAACAGGCTGTGGTAAAACCACGCAAGTTCCTCAG TTCCTCTATGAAGCTGGCTTTGGTTCAAAGCATTACACTGACCGAAGTGGAATTATTGGAGTTACTCAACCACGCCGTGTTGCTGTCCTTGCCACTGCTAAGCGTGTAGCATTTGAGCTTGGTTTTCATCTTGGTAAAGAGGTTGGATTTCAAGTTAGGCATGACAAAAGGATTGGAGACAAGTGCTCTATCAAGTTTATGACTGATGGAATATTACTTCGAGAAGTTCAG AATGATTTTCTGCTTAAGCGTTACTCTGTTATAATTCTGGATGAGGCTCATGAGAGGAGCTTGAACACAGATATACTTATTGGAATGCTCTCTCGTATAATTCAACTCCGCCAG GATTTATTCGAGAAGCAGCAAAAATTATTGCTTTATGGACAGATTGTAAGTCCTGAAGACATGATTTTTCCATTGAAACTTGTTATGATGAGTGCCACCTTGCGAGTGGAGGACTTCATCTCTGGAAAAAAGTTATTTCGTAATCCTCCTCCTGTGGTTGAAGTTCCTACAAGGCAGTTTCCTGTTACCGTACATTTTTCGAAGAAAACAGAAATTGTGGATTATATTGGCCAGGCCTATAAGAAGGTTTTGGCAATTCATAAGAGGCTGCCACCAGGGGGCATACTTGTATTTGTCACGGGGCAGAGGGAAGTTGAGTATCTGTGCAGTAAGCTACGTAAAGCTTCATGGGAGCTGATTGTGAAGTCTGATAaaggtaaagaagaaaacaatgcCACTGCTGTGTCTAACTTGAACTCCACTGAGGAAATCAACACGAAGGAGATCAATGAAGCATTTGATGTTCATGGGAACTCAAACTATGAGCAAACTGACAGGTTTAGCTCTTATGATGAAGATCAGTATGATTACGAAGATGAGTCAGATGATTATCATGATTCTGAAACAGATAGTGATTTGGAATATACTGGTGAAGGTGGAAGTTCATTGGATCAGAAAACCCCTGATGATGATCTTGTAGGGGTTTTAGGAGAGGAAATGAGCCTTGCCTCACTTAAAGCATCTTTTGAAGCTTTGGCTGGAAATAGTGCGTTGGACTCCGGTTCTGAGGGGCAAAAGACCATTTCTGTTACTCCTAAAGGATGTTCAGAGCTTCCCAAACCCACGGGAAAGAATAAGTGTGGAGACACTGGTCGCAGTGCTGGGGCACTGTGTGTCCTTCCACTTTATGCCATGCTGCCTGCGGCAGCACAGCTTCGTGTGTTTGAAGAGATCAAGGAAGGAGAGCGACTTGTTGTTGTAGCCACTAATGTGGCTGAAACCTCTTTAACTATCCCTGGGATAAAGTATGTAGTTGATACTGGAAGGGAAAAAGTGAAGAACTATAATTCCACCACTGGTATGGAAACATTTGAAATCTGTTGGATCAGTAAAGCATCAGCTGCTCAGCGAGCAGGAAGAGCTGGAAGGACCGGTCCTGGCCACTGTTATCGTCTTTATTCATCAGCTGTCTTTACTAACATACTTTCTGACTTCTCCTGTGCTGAAATATCTAAAATACCTGTTGACGGTGTTGTTCTTATCATGAAATCAATGGGAATTGACAAG GTTGGGAATTTCCCTTTTCCAACTCCTCCAAATGCAGCTGCATTGGTCGAAGCGGACCGTTGCTTGAAGGCTCTTGAAGCACTTGATAGCAATGGAAGATTGACGCCCCTTGGGAAGGCTATGTCTCATTATCCCATGAGTCCTCGCCACTCCCGGATGCTCCTTACAGTTATCCAGATTATGAGGAAGGTGAAAAGTTATAGCAGGGCAAATTTAATTCTTGGATACGCTGTCGCAGCAGCTGCGGCTTTGAGCTTGTCAAATCCTTTTGTCAGGCAGTTTGAAGGAACCCACAATAATCAAGATGACTTAGAGCCAGATCAGAGATCCACTGCTTTAGGTAGTGCAAAAATTGCTGAGAAGCAAGAAAAATCTAGAAAAAAGAAACTTAAAGAGACTGCTAAGATATCGCGAGCAAAATTTTCTAACCCTAGCAGCGATGCTCTGAGTGTAGCTTATGCATTGCAGTGTTTTGAACTTTCTAATAGCCCGGTTGAATTTTGCAATGACAATGCACTATACCTTAAAACCATGGAGGAAATGTCCAAGCTACGAAAGCAGCTTCTTCAACTGGTTTTTCACCAAAGTATTAATTATTGTAGTGAACAGGATTTCCGATGGACTCATGGAAGTGTGGAGGATGTGGAACAAGTTTGGCGGGTTTTATCCAGTAAGAACTCTCTTTTACTGCAAGAGGAAGAGCTCTTGCGGCAAGCTATATGTGCTGGCTGGGCTGATAGGGTTGCCAAGCGGATTAAAGGGATCTCAGTGTCATCAGGAGATCGAAAAGCTAATGCAGTTCGTTATCAATCATCCATTGTTAAAGAAACAGTTTTCCTACATCGGTGGTCTTCTCTGTCGAACTCAGCTCCTGAGTTTCTAGTGTACAGTGAATTGTTACATACGAAGCGGTCATACCTGCATGGGGCAACAAGCGTGAAACCAGAATGGCTTGTTAGATATGCGGGCTCTTTATGCAGTTTCTCTGCTCCCCTTACGAACCCCAAGCCATATTATGACCCTAATGCTGACCAATTATTTTCTTGGGTCATTCCAACGTTTGGGCCTCAATTATGGCAGCTACCATTACATAGTTTGCCCATTAATGGTGACGTGCACCGTGTGACTGTTTTTGCTTATGCTTTGCTTAAGGGTCATGTTTTGCCATGCTTAAAATCAGTCCGGAGGTTCATGGCAGCGCCCCCTGCGAGCATTTTGAAGCCCGAGGCAAAAGGTCAAAGGCGTGTGGGAAATCTTCTATTTAAGTTAAAGACAAAGTCGATTGATAGTTGTGCTAAGCTAAGGGAGACATGGAAAGGGAATCCTAAGGAACTTTATCCGGAAATTTTGGATTGGTTTCAGGAAGGTTATAATAGTCACTTTGAAGCTCTTTGGTTGCAAATGCTTGGTGAAGTTGTGCTAGAGCCTTGCAAACGCTTTCCAAAATCGGTCAAGAGACATAAGCGGAAAAGGTAA
- the LOC119982509 gene encoding fumarate hydratase 1, mitochondrial-like, translating into MAMYVVYRRLSGGSTTSQQLVGALRYATCWRSYSTGFREERDTFGPILVPSDKLWGAQTQRSLQNFDIGGERERMPEPIIRSFGILKKCAAKVNMEYGLDPSIGKAIMQAAQEVAEGKLNDHFPLVVWQTGSGTQSNMNANEVIANRAAEILGHKRGDKFVHPNDHVNRSQSSNDTFPTVMHIAAATEINSKLLPKLKTLHTTLQSKTIQFKDIVKIGRTHTQDATPLTLGQEFSGYTTQVKYGIDRVMCTLPRMYQLAQGGTAVGTGLNTKKGFDVKIAAAVAEETNLPFVTAENKFEALAAHDAFVESSGALNTIAVSLMKIANDIRLLGSGPRCGLGELILPENEPGSSIMPGKVNPTQCEALTMVCAQVMGNHVAITVGGSNGHFELNVFKPMIANGLLHSLRLLGDASASFEKNCVRGIQANKERISKLLHESLMLVTSLNPKIGYDNAAKVAKTAHKEGSTLKEAALKLGVLTSEEFDSLVVPEKMIGPSEEITVTV; encoded by the exons ATGGCGATGTACGTAGTGTACCGGCGGCTTTCAGGTGGATCGACCACTTCACAGCAGCTAGTTGGAGCCTTGCGTTACGCTACTTGTTGGAGATCATATTCAACTGGCTTCAGGGAGGAACGCGACACTTTTGGCCCAATCCTTGTGCCATCTGACAA GCTATGGGGAGCTCAAACTCAAAGATCGTTACAGAATTTTGATATTGGCGGCGAGCGTGAGCGGATGCCTGAACCAATCATTCGTTCCTTTGGCATCCTCAAGAAATGCGCTGCCAAG GTGAACATGGAGTATGGACTGGATCCATCTATAGGTAAAGCGATTATGCAAGCAGCACAAGAAGTGGCTGAAGGCAAGTTAAATGATCATTTCCCCCTCGTGGTGTGGCAGACTGGAAGTGGCACTCAAAGCAATATGAACGCCAATGAG GTCATTGCCAATAGAGCAGCTGAGATCCTTGGCCACAAGCGCGGTGACAAGTTTGTGCATCCAAATGACCATGTCAACAGATCACAATCTTCTAATGACACATTTCCAACG GTCATGCACATTGCTGCCGCAACggaaataaattcaaaattattacCAAAATTGAAAACTTTGCATACTACACTGCAGTCAAAG ACCATTCAATTTAAAGATATTGTTAAAATTGGGCGCACTCACACTCAAGATGCAACACCGTTGACTCTTGGCCAAGAGTTTAGTGGCTATACTACCCAA GTGAAATATGGGATTGATCGTGTCATGTGCACTCTACCTCGCATGTATCAG CTTGCACAGGGTGGTACTGCTGTAGGGACTGGATTGAATACGAAAAAAGG GTTTGATGTGAAAATTGCTGCAGCAGTAGCAGAGGAAACTAACCTACCATTTGTCACAGCGGAAAACAAGTTTGAAGCTTTG GCTGCACATGATGCCTTTGTTGAAAGTAGTGGAGCCCTTAATACAATTGCTGTATCTCTTATGAAGATTGCAAACGACATACGCCTATTGGGAAG CGGTCCACGTTGTGGCCTCGGTGAACTCATTCTTCCTGAAAACGAGCCAGGCAGCAGTATTATGCCT GGGAAAGTCAATCCCACCCAGTGCGAGGCTCTCACTATGGTGTGTGCTCAG GTTATGGGAAACCATGTCGCCATTACAGTAGGTGGATCAAATGGACATTTTGAACTAAATGTATTCAAGCCAATGATTGCCAATGGACTTCTACAT TCACTTAGATTGTTGGGTGATGCCTCTGCTTCCTTTGAAAAGAACTGCGTGAGGGGGATTCAAGCAAATAAGGAAAGGATCTCAAAATTATTGCATGAG TCGCTCATGCTTGTCACTTCGTTGAATCCT AAAATTGGCTATGACAATGCTGCAAAAGTTGCCAAGACTGCCCACAAGGAGGGAAGTACCTTAAAG GAAGCTGCATTGAAACTTGGAGTGCTCACCAGTGAAGAATTTGACAGTCTTGTGGTGCCTGAGAAAATGATTGGCCCATCGGAAGAAATTACTGTTACAGTTTGA